The proteins below come from a single Deltaproteobacteria bacterium genomic window:
- a CDS encoding outer membrane lipoprotein-sorting protein translates to MTGRWPAWPLACALSLTATSVFADAKGESWLKKLDQALSRPRDQEMLTEMVIQAPAGEPRRIGIRVHVRGGRRHMELLYPGDVKGTKILSLSRTQMYVYLPAYKKIRRIATHVRDQSLFGADYNYDDMSTPTYGDLYHAEFLGETKTQVRLRATLRAGQISPYGKIEFTLRKSDAYPEELKYFNARGTHIKTEVRRDYQCQQAMCVPRYMKMVDHSRSNHWTECLQKDWKLNTSFGEDVFSLRALQRSE, encoded by the coding sequence ATGACCGGACGATGGCCTGCGTGGCCCCTTGCGTGTGCGCTCTCGCTCACGGCGACCTCCGTGTTCGCCGATGCGAAGGGCGAGAGCTGGCTGAAGAAGCTGGACCAGGCGCTCAGTCGCCCCAGAGACCAGGAGATGCTGACGGAGATGGTGATCCAGGCCCCGGCGGGTGAGCCCCGGCGCATCGGCATCCGCGTGCACGTGCGCGGGGGCAGGCGGCACATGGAACTGCTCTATCCGGGGGACGTGAAGGGGACGAAGATCCTCTCCCTCTCGCGCACGCAGATGTACGTCTACCTGCCGGCCTACAAGAAGATCCGCCGCATCGCGACGCACGTGCGCGACCAGTCGCTCTTCGGCGCCGACTACAACTACGACGACATGTCCACGCCGACCTACGGGGACCTCTACCACGCCGAGTTCCTCGGCGAGACGAAGACGCAGGTGCGCCTGCGGGCCACGCTGCGGGCCGGGCAGATCTCCCCCTACGGGAAGATCGAGTTCACGCTGCGCAAGTCCGACGCCTACCCCGAGGAGCTGAAGTACTTCAACGCGCGGGGGACCCACATCAAGACCGAGGTGCGACGCGACTACCAGTGCCAGCAAGCCATGTGCGTGCCCCGGTACATGAAGATGGTGGATCACAGCCGATCGAACCACTGGACCGAGTGCCTGCAGAAGGATTGGAAGCTCAACACGAGCTTCGGCGAGGACGTCTTCAGTCTGCGGGCGCTGCAGCGCAGCGAATGA
- a CDS encoding endonuclease/exonuclease/phosphatase family protein has protein sequence MRRCVAVWTLLLFGTGGCGLEVGPGLERRTSSTRASFLTYNAGLAHGAVALAPERLPRIAAALSESGAEVLCLQEVWRDEDYAALKTALAEAYPYAFREQTTDTSPRKVSCDAWSTFRLDRCVASDCTPKGISASECVAGPCQARYAALPDECKLCLAANTAAPWQCALFGAKPFAYDGRNGLALFSRFPIDNASYHGFETALVKRGAIHARVGQREVRCTHLSAKLDDVPYPKGRRSASWVDEQREQLRWLADSSSVHQCTVLMGDLNAGPQRVGLAAELGESYDVLLEAGFVEPWSAPACTWCKDNPLAGSRQDAWLDHVMFRGCPSTLGKSYRRVLDAWVQLVLGSTVLRTRLSDHYGLLAELTDAS, from the coding sequence ATGCGCAGGTGTGTCGCCGTTTGGACCCTGCTTCTGTTCGGGACTGGGGGCTGCGGCCTCGAGGTCGGCCCGGGCCTCGAGCGCCGGACGAGCAGCACGCGGGCCTCGTTTCTGACCTACAACGCGGGGCTGGCCCACGGCGCCGTGGCGCTGGCGCCCGAGCGCCTGCCGCGCATCGCCGCGGCCCTGAGCGAGAGCGGCGCCGAGGTGCTCTGCCTGCAGGAGGTCTGGCGGGACGAGGACTACGCTGCGCTCAAGACGGCGCTCGCCGAAGCCTACCCGTACGCGTTTCGCGAGCAGACGACCGACACCTCCCCGCGCAAGGTGAGCTGCGACGCCTGGAGCACCTTCCGGCTGGACCGCTGCGTCGCGTCGGACTGCACGCCGAAGGGGATCTCGGCCAGCGAGTGCGTGGCGGGCCCGTGTCAGGCGCGCTACGCGGCGCTCCCCGACGAGTGCAAGCTGTGCCTCGCGGCGAACACGGCGGCCCCCTGGCAGTGCGCTCTCTTCGGGGCCAAGCCCTTCGCCTACGACGGGCGCAACGGCCTCGCCCTCTTCAGCCGCTTTCCGATCGACAACGCGAGCTACCACGGTTTCGAGACGGCGCTCGTGAAGCGCGGCGCGATCCACGCGCGGGTGGGGCAGCGCGAGGTGCGGTGCACGCACCTTTCGGCCAAGCTCGACGACGTGCCCTATCCGAAGGGGCGGCGGAGCGCGAGCTGGGTCGACGAGCAGCGCGAGCAGCTTCGGTGGCTCGCCGACAGCAGCTCCGTGCACCAGTGCACCGTCCTGATGGGGGACCTGAACGCGGGTCCGCAGCGCGTCGGGCTCGCGGCCGAGCTCGGGGAGAGCTACGACGTGCTCCTCGAGGCGGGCTTCGTCGAGCCGTGGAGCGCGCCCGCTTGCACCTGGTGCAAGGACAATCCCTTGGCCGGCTCGCGCCAGGACGCGTGGCTCGACCACGTCATGTTCCGGGGCTGCCCGTCCACGCTCGGCAAGAGCTACCGCCGCGTTCTGGATGCGTGGGTGCAGCTCGTGCTGGGGAGCACCGTGCTGCGCACGCGCCTCTCTGACCACTACGGCCTTCTGGCCGAGCTGACGGACGCATCCTGA